In Acipenser ruthenus chromosome 1, fAciRut3.2 maternal haplotype, whole genome shotgun sequence, the genomic stretch GTCACAGACTGAGAATtccataaaatactttattacaGTTATTAATTTGTGCTATGCATTCATTGAGCTGAATATACCACACAACATGCACATAATTATGAAATATCTGATTTCAGGCCAATTTGTCAGGGTATGGGCATCATTTTGACAGTTTAACAAATACCAGATTCATTAGCTCACACACAGACTCAAATGGTTACCTGAGGTTTGTGTGCACATCAACTGGCACCTATTCTACTGAGTACAGGTGTACTACTTTTAATGATACAAGATCAAATTTAAATCAACCTTCTTTGTCTATATTAATGTACAACTGTAATAAAGTCATTTGATCATCAGTGACTGATGAGTAAGGTAAGGAATTATATGTTTAGAATTTCAGTACCATTGATAATTTAATTGTAATGATAatgatattattttaaattgcccCACAGCAAAATACCAACAAACAAATGGCTGATCCCTAGGATAAAGCTGGGTTAAGAGCTAGACTAAAAAATTGGACCTTTTGGCCTAGAACAGACCAACAATAGATATCTGCCGCATTTTGCTCAATGTAATTTTGGCATTTATCCTCTGGCAATGGATAGGATGGATCCAATATAGTGTATAGCCAAAGGAGTGCGATTAGGCAACAAGATTTGATGAGAAGCAATAGGATGTAATATGAAGCCCTTAGATGGCCCAATGTTTGTTCTTGATAATCCATATAACTAGTCCTCTGGtgatatctacagctatggccaaaggttttgcatcactctatagatttaactagttttgcttcataaagtcgaatgaaacctgctgaataatcttacgttaacatattgaactgcattccactttgtagttttccatatacttaaatgacaaaaaatgtagaaatgtgacattttgaaatctgacatgaaatactgtactactatcatgaCTTCCGGTGgacttttgcagtatcattttgtagtttccagGATTACaagatattaaataaaagatctaaattatgtaatatatatatattttttattttattttgtctcaatcctaaaattttaggtgatgcaaaacttgttcATAGCTGTAGGGCTGACCCCAAGTAAAGACTGAAAAGCGATGAGAAGTTATGTGTGCAATGATATTTGTCCATAATTGCGTCTGTTGCACACTCCCCACAAACAAGTCAAACTGCTGGTTATACATGGACATGCAGATTAGATGGAAACAATAGTTGCAAAATTGTAAACAAGCTAACAAGCACAGAATAGATGCCTGTTGAAGTTTCACGCAATAGAATAGAGTAATAATTCCTTAAATGTAGGGTTCAGTAGTCCACAGAACTGTGCTCGCCAGACCACAGTGTTATGCCTGTGACACCGACTGACATACAGGGTTTCCTAATCTTGGTCcgggggacccactgtgtctgctggttttcattcccaCTGAGCTCCCAATTATTTAACTAGATccttaattgaaatgataatttgcttaactagaccttttcattgttttcagctcttaaccaGTTACAGAGTTcatgttacttataaaatgttatagctaacttgaactcTGTTTTAAGAGCTGGAAACAAGTTAAactgtctaattaagcaaattattattattattattattatttatttcttagcagacgcccttatccagggcgacttacaatcgtaagcaaataaatttcaagtgttacagtacaagtaataatacaataagagcaagataaatacaatgactttgggtttcattaagtaattgagaactcagttggaatgaaaaccagcagacacagtgggtccccaggaccaggattggaaaaCCCTCCCTAGAACAATGTTGATGCTGGAGTGGAGGAATTAAAGTAATTACTATCTACTACTCAGTACTCTCAATCCCTGATAAATGTGTGatataatgtcattttatttgacatttgTTATTTGACAATGAGAATGTATTGTCATTGAaattatgaagtttcttttagtacttatttttacattttgtaatagTAATTAAAAGGGAGCACTAATATCATGCCCTTGACAAGGATGACAGATATTAGGTTTTTATATCAGGAGGAGGCAGGGATAGTTCAGGTATCTGGAATCACAACCTACTGACTGGCTGGGATGTAGCCTTTATTTGGTGTACATCCATCTACTTCATAACTGTAGGGTTGAGTGAACATTAAActggtacagtaaataaaaaaaggccaTTCCAACCAAGTCCAAAAAAGTGGTTTGAATGACTCTTTTGAAAAACAGCTTAGCAAAACAAGAGACTACTATGCATCATAAAGAGTTGCTGTATTTCTTGGACAATGCTTCTTGTGTTTTTTCTGATTAGCCAGTTTGGCAATTCAGATTTAACTGAAATAGTGCCCAGTGTGATGAGCAAAGAGATGAGCAAAGTTTGAAGTGCGACTCAAGATGTCAGGTCATTGGCTGGAGAAACAGACTTTAATGGCTAATTTGGATAGACCATTCAAGATAATTGCCTAGCTTCGTAGTTGAAGCTGAAACTGTGGATTCAGCCCAACAGAATGACTTTATATTCTGGCAGCCTTTCAACAGatataataaagaaaaacatgcaaCCAAGATACCACAGCTGTACTGCTGGATTCAAAAGAAACACGAGAGAAATAAAGTTTACATATCATAGCTTTGATATTCACTGGTTGGTTGTACCTGTGGTGGGTTGACAGGGTTTAGGGGAGTTATTAACTTTTCTGAAACTTGTTGTACATTCATTTACAGTATCAGGGTAGGTACCTGTATTtctatgacattttatttttgtgacaGGATATGTGCTTGTTCACCATGCTGTATTTGATTATCTAATGGTTGTGCAGCATACCAAACCTGTTTGCAGAGTATTGACAGTACTTACCAGCTAATGTTCAGGATGATGAGctccaaacagttttttttcgTAGATTACTACCGCTGtcagtatttatattttatttgaactaTAAACCACAAATAAGCACACAACTGTTGGACTGTTTTGGTAAATCTTGTACAAATATGATtctaacaaaataacacaacatGTCTGCAAAACAAGATGGTACCTCCTCTTTATGGATCCAGATGTTTAGATTCCCTCTTAAAACAGTGATTTATCAAAAAGACATACCCTAGCTTTTTATTATGCAACATAGGGAATGAAAACAAGGTAAGATCTTTTATGTTAACTATGTTACAACTGAGATTAATTTCACCAACACTGCTTCCAATACATGATAAAACTGTTCAAAAGATCTGACAGACATTAATTTGTAGGCAACCTTAATTAAAAAcgatcaaattaaataaaaaataaaaaaaacattagccttcactacacgtacaaaccaatacaaaaatcaatccccctccccctccccctcccccctcaaccTTACAttcccgcacacacacactatacaccagggctactcaaccctggtcctggagggcaactgtccctcctggtttttgttctaactgtacactaaattgattaatttgaccaattaagcttctaataagcacttaattggtccaattaagtaatttagagtacAGTTGGaagaaaaaccaggagggacagcggccctccaggatcAAGGTTGCGTAGCCCTGCTATACACATTAAGGGCTTTTGCCATGCCACAGGGTTATTCTGATCATTATTAACTGTTTGCATGATCACAAATGGAGGCCTTTTATTCAAGCTTGGTAAcagggttgccaactggctccagaatctacggacactttaaggcaggccAGGTTTTTTAACTCGCCACTAAACCACACATGAATTGATGTTAAATCAACAAGTAAAGTGGGTGTGAATTGCATGAGCGGCAATTCAATAAATgtgttgaattgtttaattgcGGTGGCAATTCTATCCAGAGAGCatcataacatgtattaaaatcatattgCTTAAAATGTTATATAGTAAACAATatgtatcaaaatagtgcaattctGTTGTTATAGAGAATTATAGAGAATTATGCACTCACCCACACTCATTTAACCTTGGGGTTAAGTTTCTGTTAATGTAATACTTATTTCTGCTTCGCACAGTCCCGCCCcaatcagacaaatacagcaaatcagcaagcggtataggtctgattgatggaaacgatcctcacaggaCGTAATTCCCGCCCCCAGACAGCTGTGTGCTTTTAGTAATATAGTTAGCAAAACAATTTAGCGACAGCTCGTGCAATTTACACTCACGTTACATGCTCAATAAAATCAATTTGCGGTTACAGAGGCGAGTTAAAAGACCTGACCTGGCTTAAAGTGTCTGTAAATTCTGAAGACTATTGGCAACTCTACTTGGTGGTGAACACCATAACTGCAGAGCTTACAGAAATCTCCAAACTCTGCAGATTGTATGCACATTTCTAACCAATATATCAGATGTAGTCAGAGATATGTAACAGGTGTAATCAGACACATGTGCATGTTATGGTTTTATAAACATCTGGGTATTAGTGACGAGGACAGATTAAATCAATTTAATGGCACTGCatggaattatgaagaaatactgtacaatactttTTGATTGTTACAGGTGTAAGGATGGTATGAAACATACCATGTAAGTGGGGGTACTTGACTGATTTTCTCAGGCAGAGGCAGACCTCTTGTTTCCGGTAGAAATAGGGACAGGAGACCTATAGCTATTGTAATGCTTCCCATCAGGATGTAAGGCAGGACCTTATTATATGTTCCTGAAAGagcaaatcatattttaaaatgtaaggtTATTTCCAAAGACAAACTGTCACATTGTTACATGGTAATGCTTAATTACATTATTGTTGGTTGTATAAAACTACTTTCACATATGTTGAGTCACCTTTAAAAGAAACTGACGgccaaaacagaacaaaaatttTAATCTGTTAAGCTTTTGCATTTCGTATGATCAGAAATAACAAACATTTATTCTGTTTTCTATGGACAATATCTAGTTTGATCTGCCACTAAATAGCCTACACTCCAATTAAGCAAAGCAGCTTCTGTTATTTGCTTTGTCCAAGATACAGTATCTAAAATGTGTTACATACATTGAGGatagaaatacaaataaacaaatgcagTATTGCTGATTTAAGGGTCTAgctcagggcttctcaaactcggtcctggggatcccctgtggctgctggttttcattccaaccgagctctcagttacttaactagacccttaattgaactgataatttgcttagctagacatttttacttgttttcagctcttaaacagttgcagtttaaGTTACTCATCAAATGTTACAGCCAAATGTTATATGCAACTGTTCAATAGCTGAAAACAAGtataaatgtctaattaagcaaattatcagttcaattaagggtatagttaattaactgagagctcggttggaatgaaaaccagcagacacagggggtacccaggaccgagtttgagaagccctgatctagATGGTTGTCTGATCACAATGAGTTACAGCAGTAGTCACCGATGAAGGCGATGTATGGAGCGATGATGCCACCAATCCTGGATGCCATGCAGCACACACCCACCCCCATGTTCCGAACGACTGTGGGAAAGAGCTCTGCTGCAAAGACATACACTATAGAAAAGGCTGCACTGATTCCAAATTTTCCTGCCATCGCCAGTACAGTGCTCAGTATTTGAAGGTCTGTtaggtatatatataaaaaaaaaggttttatttattaagGAAATAATTACTTTTAACTGAGACTGTGGCTTGATTCtcaacttaaaataaaatacagtgcaaaatgaGATACTGATCTTACAATGCATGtatttttcaatacatttttaacccACTATATACAATGCATAACTAAATCTGAATCACATGTAAAACATACATTTGcattcccttataaaggtttcccatagtaaaagcatagcaaagtgtaataaatcacagtgaaagcataggaaagcactgTAGAGCATAAAGAGCTACAATAAAgcatattaacccattaagtgccaatTGTCctggctactttgtaatttttggaGCACGTTTTAACCTGttatttttatattctctttaactatattgttatgataacttactctaattttgttaaccacaaaagttaagtctacatgtaatgtatcaaataacataaatacagcttgtgttctgtttttttcaaaggaaaatgtattttatacttaatgggttaataacaTGACACAGCAGGGTAacttatggtaaatgcatagtataaccatgggaaaagtacagaaataccatgcaaaaaatatatatatactttatgatCCCCTTTTATGCATCAGTCTTTTCCTCAACAGTATATTGCAAAACACGCAAATACAAAACCTGTTTAAACAAATCAACTAGGCACCATATTCTGAAACAGTGGAGAGAGTGAAAGGTTGAAATGACATACTGGAAGGAACCAGCTGGATGAGCAGTAGCACAGCTCCACCAAGAAGTGACGTGCTGGAAAAGGCAATGCGCCGGGGAGTACATTTTAAGATGCCCCAGGTCAAAATGTAGGCTGCAATCTCTGTAGCAGCTGCAATGAAGCAGTTTATATATGGATCCCCAATCATGTTTGGAGTGCTCAAGGATAAGCCATAGTAGCCGATGGTAACAACcatcctgaaaaacaaaaaaagtcactCAATTATTGTGGACCTTATTTCCTATGTATTTTTTTACCTATTCAAATCCCTGATTCACGCATTACCACCTTTCGAGCTTCAAGCTTAAAGCACACTATGAATGTTTAGCTGTTTTTTTCAATGAGAGGtctagtgtgtttttaaaataaaataaaaaataattttgacaAAGTTGTTCcacatatttaaaagaaacacatgagcATTTGCTATTACTTTAGGCTACAAGGTGACTAAATTATAAAGTACATTACATTGAGGTGCTCTGGAGAAGCTTGTAATTTAGGGCTGCCCATCTATAATCTATACAACTGCTTTCTTTGATCACATTGTAGTAATAGAAATACAACCTTTCCTATTTCACAATCCAGTGATTGGATGTTTTGGTTAAGACATTTAACTTACCAGATGAAGAAGGTAATAATGCTCACATTCCTTATGTTAGTAGTTCTAATAAGATCAATGTAGGTGTATGAATGTTGGCTCTTCTCTTTAGAGGTTAGCTGCTGAAAGTGGATGAAAAGCAAGCCAAATCAGTGCCAGTTACCCTCCATTctcctgccacagctgtaaagAGCTATTTGTATGGTCATATTTTAATCaatattgaaatatttttaaTTGACTGGATGTTAATCGTAAATTAATAACTAAAATCTTTATATTGTAATTCTTTCAGTGCAATTTTGCACTGATGTTTTGTCCATCCTGTTTGGTCAAAATCAAATGGTATTGAAGCATCTCACCTTAAGGATTTCAATAAATATATTTGATTTCTGAAGTGTTTAGAAGTGAATTTGCTTTAAAAAGCAGGTCTTACTAAGTGCTCTAACAAGTAGATTGCATTGATCTACAGTATATCCACTGTAAAACACACCTGGGTTCTGATACTTTCAGtagcacccttataaaagtttcccatagtaaaagcatagcaaggtgtaatacagtatagtgaaagcatggtaaagcataggtaagcattgtaaagaacagctaggtatggtaaagcatattaaaaaacattgcaaaccagggtaaactatgggaaatgcacagtatgtgaaaactgcaaaaaatatggtggtaaacttttataaggtctGGTGCTAAAGGGTTTTTTCTACAGATATTCAAAAATGTGCCTGTGGCATATAGAGACAGACAGTCGGACAGAAAGACAGCTTCCATTTACCCTGAGATTCTGATAATAACTAGTGCTAAGGACGGTCTttgccaagtttcatcacaacatAGCTGCAGTGAAATGTACTGTAAAGTGAAATATCTTTATTAGAAAAGGCATAAAGAAAGAGATACCAAAAACTCCATAGATTCCTCTTCACTAAATATATTCTCCGGTGGTGTAACGCCATTTTTCTCAGCAGCTCCTCGAATGATTGCTTCTGCTTCTTCAACTCGGCCTTGGGAAAGCAGCCATCTTGGTGACTCGGGTATAAACCTGTAATTGAGGGAGTCATAACCCTTAGTGTTATTATATTCAGATAATATTTATAGCATAACTGAATACAAAGGAGCATATCCTGGTGacgtttttaaacattttatcagTGCAAAAATAGTGCATACAGATTAAGCATGCATATCATACATATTTTGTATATTCCGAGGGTATAAAGTATTCATTTGACTGTGAAGAGTATTGCAATGCAGGTTATTCTATGGTGGAGATAGACCTAGAATGCTAGTAAAAAAACACATGAGGGATTGCAGGTCATCTTGAGCGTATTTTACACCACacattattaaatacaattgCACTGGAACGCTCTAAAAGCTCTTGCAATATAAGTGTAAATAATAACGGGACTATTTCAAGCTCTGGCTTTAGTGGAAAGGAGATGATTTACTTCATGTGCACACGTACCACCACAATGGTATATAAAGCAGTCCTGGAAGGGACATCGCAAGCAGCAGCATCCTCCAGCCTCGAAGACAATATGCTAACAGGGGAAGAATAATGTAGCCCAGCCCATAAAATACGCAGATTCCAAGGGTTGAATATGCGACTCGTGAAGATTTGCCAAGGAGCTCAGTgcctaaataataaaattaagtaAAATTAAACTGCTGGCCAAtcgctttttttttcttgcataattattattatctggACTTTTGATATTGGTATTacatggcatatatatatatatatatatatatatatatatatatatatatatatatatatatatatatactgtatatagtgccttgcataagtattcaccccccttggacttttccacattttgtagtgttacaacctggaattaaaatggatttaattgggatttttaccatttgatttacacaacatacttaacactttgaaggtgcaaaatatttttttattgtgacacaaaagttaattaaacaaaaaaaaagacatttgttggttgcataagtattcacccgcctgagtcaatacttggtagaagcacctttggcagcaattacagctgtgagtctttttgggtaagtctctaccagccttgcacatctggatcctgcaatttttgcccattcttcttggcaaaattgctcaagctctgtcaagttggatggggaccgttggtgaacagcaattttcaagtcttgccacagattctcaatcggattgaggtctgggctttgactgggccattctaagacattcaggttcttgtttttaaaccactccagtgtagctttggctgtgtgtttaggatcattgtcctgctggaaggtgaacctctgccccagtcccaggtctcttgcagactgaaacaggttttcctctagaatttccctgtatttggctccatccatcttgccctcaatcctgaccagtttcccagtccctgccgatgaaaagcatccccataacatgatgctgccaccaccatgcttcaccatggggatggtgttctcagggtgatgagcagtgttggctttgtgccacacatagcgttttgcgctaaggccaaaaagttcagttttggtctcatcagaccagagaacccttttccacatgtttgctgtgtctctgtgacaaagacggctgcagggaggaactcagaccagagagagaaacacacagacagacggtgatgatgagagcaactgagtgcgatggttgcactcagcgtttaataacaaataaataaaaaggtttaacaaacagaacacaaaacaggacacggcacttgagccaaaataaacagacaaacaaaacgaactacacagacaaacacggtgagcttcttttactattattttactttataataccctccgtctcctaacccgttctccactcaccgaacaccaacccccagtgagtgaaaacatgcagcttttatgcagttgtaccgagattcgattgctagtcaatcattcaattggaatctcggtacaactgcacgtgaattaattaaagtgcaattccccgtgctcacatattactttttacttgcacgtgatgtgatgtgccatccccgtgcctaaatacaaatatacaatttacacacacgtgaaacacagaccgcttatatcccgtgtaccaatgcctatacaccaacatttacacacaacacgtaacataacatacacaggggggggcactttgccacatatacccccccttgtgcaacgcacacatggcctcaatggccacctcccccctcagtcccaaagtcccggaagagggggaagcaagttgtttctgggggtggccatggtggaatgtctggcaccccccaattgttcgtggctggcagctccctcttccggggcttcagccacactatctgctgccgcgaaagtgcagctgggggagctggtctcctgacctccccctctttctttatggccggcagctccccttcatggagctccggccacagtgtagcgacccgaggcaaagcagaggccccggcgaccccaggcgaagcaggaccctcgatgacctcaggcgacggcagcagcagcggaccctcgggaggtggaggcagaggcagctcctgctcctctccctcgggtggtggtggtggtggaggcagaggcagctcctgctcctctccctcgggtggtggaggcagaggcagctcctgctcctctccctcgggtggtggtggtggaggcagaggcagctcctgctcctctccctcgggtggtggtggaggcagaggcagctcctgctcctctccctcgggtggtggtggtggaggcagaggcagctcctgctcctctccctcgggtggtggaggcagaggcagctcctgctcctctccctcgggtggtggtggaggcagaggcagctcctgctcctctccctcgggtggtggtggtggaggcagaggcagctcctgctcctctccctcgggtggtggtggtggaggcagaggcagctgctgctcctctccctcaggtggtggaggcagaggcagctcctgctcctctccctcgggtggtggaggcagaggcagctcctgctcctctccctcgggtggtggtggaggcagaggcagctcctgctcctctccctcgggtggtggtgatggcgctgccggctcctccgacagcgggggtagggctggtggcgctgccggcttctccgacagcgggggtagggctggtggcgctgccggctcctccgacagcgggggtagagctggtggcaggcgtctccgctgggctcccttcagcagcaaaaacagcggctgctgtggagcctgagcttcacgccctcgtccctcccaaaaaaaaataggggtttgggccttcagctcctcccctccggacataggacgcaccgactcctccatctcgggccgtggacgcaccgactcctccctctcgggc encodes the following:
- the LOC117420662 gene encoding organic cation/carnitine transporter 2-like isoform X1 — translated: MRNYDDITYFLGDWGLFQKTIFLLLSISTIPNGYVGMSMVFLADIPPHRCKLPYLNGTGVYLNQSLPTQVINGEMIYSRCSRYKWVNTSRTEFLNDTESCLDGWEYSTERYTSTIVTEWNLVCEKDWKAPLSTSIFFVGVLVGCIASGHLSDRYGRKVVLFLTMALQTVFSLIQVFSNSWEMFCVLNFLIGLGQISNYASAFVLGTELLGKSSRVAYSTLGICVFYGLGYIILPLLAYCLRGWRMLLLAMSLPGLLYIPLWWFIPESPRWLLSQGRVEEAEAIIRGAAEKNGVTPPENIFSEEESMEFLQLTSKEKSQHSYTYIDLIRTTNIRNVSIITFFIWMVVTIGYYGLSLSTPNMIGDPYINCFIAAATEIAAYILTWGILKCTPRRIAFSSTSLLGGAVLLLIQLVPSNLQILSTVLAMAGKFGISAAFSIVYVFAAELFPTVVRNMGVGVCCMASRIGGIIAPYIAFIGTYNKVLPYILMGSITIAIGLLSLFLPETRGLPLPEKISQVPPLTCCCSRTDPSPEIGLDDNSKRITGQHSSSDL
- the LOC117420662 gene encoding organic cation/carnitine transporter 2-like isoform X2 — encoded protein: MRNYDDITYFLGDWGLFQKTIFLLLSISTIPNGYVGMSMVFLADIPPHRCKLPYLNGTGVYLNQSLPTQVINGEMIYSRCSRYKWVNTSRTEFLNDTESCLDGWEYSTERYTSTIVTEWNLVCEKDWKAPLSTSIFFVGVLVGCIASGHLSDRYGRKVVLFLTMALQTVFSLIQVFSNSWEMFCVLNFLIGLGQISNYASAFVLGTELLGKSSRVAYSTLGICVFYGLGYIILPLLAYCLRGWRMLLLAMSLPGLLYIPLWWFIPESPRWLLSQGRVEEAEAIIRGAAEKNGVTPPENIFSEEESMEFLQLTSKEKSQHSYTYIDLIRTTNIRNVSIITFFIWMVVTIGYYGLSLSTPNMIGDPYINCFIAAATEIAAYILTWGILKCTPRRIAFSSTSLLGGAVLLLIQLVPSTELFPTVVRNMGVGVCCMASRIGGIIAPYIAFIGTYNKVLPYILMGSITIAIGLLSLFLPETRGLPLPEKISQVPPLTCCCSRTDPSPEIGLDDNSKRITGQHSSSDL